The DNA window ACCTCGCAGGCGTGCTGGAAGGGCTCTTCTCTTGTCGTACGCCGCCACCGGCGGCGCGCGCGCTCTGTCGCGCCGCGCTGCCGTGACCTCCGCTGCCCGTCTCTCCCTCCGCCTCGGCGCGCTGCTGGTCGCGCTGCTCGGCGCCCTGCTCGTCGCCCCGGCGGCGCCGGCCTCGGCCACCGTGCCCGACGCCGCCGTCACGCCGGCGGGCCGCTCGGCCAAGACCCCCGCCGCCCGCGCCGCCGCCGTCCGCGCGGCCAAGGTGAAGACGGTCCTGACCACGGCCGCCGCACTGCGTGGCCGCCCCTACCGGTACGGCGCGACCGGCCCGCGCGCGTTCGACTGCTCCGGCTACGTCGGCTACGTCATGAAGCGCGTGGGCAAGTCGCTGCCCCGCACCTCGCGCGGCCAGTACGCCGCCTCCAGGAAGATCAACCGGTCCGCGATGAAGCCCGGTGACCTGGTGTTCTTCAAGCACGGCTCCCGCGTCTACCACGTGGCCGTGTACGCCGGCGGCGGCCGCATCTGGCACGCTCGCCAGCCCGGCCAGGGCGTGGCCCTCACCCGGATCACCGCGTCGAGCTGGGCCGCCGGCCGCGTCCTCTGACCGACAGCGTCGACGGCCCCGCACTCGATCGTGTGCGGGGCCGTCGTGCGTCCTCCGTTTCAGTGAAGCGAACTGTGCAGCTTCAGCTTCAGCGAACGACCTCGTAGTAGAGCGTGTAGTCGGCGGTCCAGGCGGCGAAGCGCGCCTCCTGCAGGCCCTGGCCGATGTTGTCCGCGCTGACCGCGAACTCGCCCAGGAAGTCGTCGTTGTCGAAGAAGCCGGCGTCCGCGTCGTAGAGCTTGACCCGGGTGGTGTTGCTGCCGGACTTCGTGACGTTGATGGTCACGCCCTGGCGGTCGTTGAGGCTGCCGGCCCACACCTTGCTGCCGTTGACCGTGATGTACGGCTCGTCGGCGCCGGTCCAGTCCTCGGTGGACTCGCACCACACGTTGTAGATCTTGATCTTGTACGTGGTGGCCGCCTGTGCGGGGGAGGACAGGGCGACGAGCCCACCCGTCGCCACGGCGGCGGCGGCGGCGAGGGAAGCGGTCTTGCGAAGGGTGTTTCCGAGCATGGCTGTGAGCCCCCTGGGAAGGTCGGTCGGTGTGCCGCGCGTGGCGGCGGGTGCAGCGCGTGTCGGCGCGTGACGCGTCGGGCGGCTCCCGTCCGGTGCCGCCCCGTGCGCGTCCGACTCTTCAGAGCGACGTGGCCCTGCGCAGATACACGGAGGAAACCCGTGTCGCCCCGCCACCGCGCGCTGGGCCAGGATGGCCGGGTGACTGACAACCTGCGCGTCGCCGTGCTGGGCTACGGCCTGGCCGGCTCGACCTTCCACGCTCCCGTCATCGAGTCGGTCCCCGGGCTCCGGGTGACCGCCGTCGTCACCTCCAACCCCGAGCGGGCGGAGCAGGCACGTGCGGACGTCCCCGGTGTACGCGTCCTCGCGTCGGCTGACGAGGTGTGGGCCGACCCCGCCGCGTACGACGCCGTCGTCGTCGCCACGCCGAACAAGTCGCACGCCCCCCTCGCGACCGCGGCCATCGAGGCCGGGCTGCCGGTCGTGGTGGACAAGCCGCTCGCGGTGACCGCGGCAGCGGGGCAGCAGGTCGTCGACCTCGCGGCCGAGCGCGGCGTCCTGCTCACGGTCTTCCAGAACCGGCGCTGGGACGCCGACCTGCTGACGGTGCGCCGGCTGCTCGCGGACGGGGCCCTCGGCCGGGTGCACCGGTTCGAGTCGCGCTTCGAGCGGTGGCGCCCGCAGCCGAAGGCCGGCTGGCGCGAGAGCGGCTCGCCCGACGAGGCCGGCGGCCTGCTCTTCGACCTCGGCAGCCACCTCGTCGACCAGGCGCTGCACCTGTTCGGCCCGGCGACGTCGGTGTACGCCGAGGTGGACGTGCGACGTGCGTCGGTGGTCGTGGACGACGACGTGTTCGTCGCCCTGACCCACGCGTCCGGTGTCCGGTCCCACCTGTGGGCGGGGGCGCTCACCGGGCAGCTCGGCCCGCGGTTCCGGGTGCTCGGCGGCGAGGGGGCGTACGTGAAGCACGGCATGGACCCGCAGGAGGACGCGCTGAAGGCCGGCGGCCGTCCCGACACCGACGGCTGGGGGGTGGAGCCGGAGTCGGCCTGGGGGCAGCTCGGTGTCGACGGCGCGACGAGCCCGGTGCCCAGCGCGGCGGGGGCGTACCAGGCGTTCTACGCGCTGCTGGCCAAGGCGTTGCGCGGCGAGGGCCCGGTCCCGGTCGACCCCGCGGAGGCCGTGACGACCCTGCGGGTGCTCGAGGCCGCCCGTGCCGCGTCCGCCGAGGGGCGGGCCGTCCAGCTCTGACGAAGCGCTCTTCAGGCAAGGCCCGCTGTGGACGACCGCAGCGGGCTCTCGCGCTCCCGGCCTAGCGTCTGCCTCCTCGCCTGTCGGAGGGGGAAGCGTGAGCGAGTGCCTGAAGGTCGACACCGACGAGCTGCGGGCGGTCGCCCGGTCGCTCACGGCGATCCGGCTGCGCCTGGAGTCGGCAGCGAACGACATCGCCGGCCTGCACGGGGAGCTCGGCTCGGGGCGGCTGGCCGAGACGATGGACCGGTTCGCGTCCGACTGGCAGGTACGCCGCCGTCGGCTCTGCGGCTCGGTCGAGGCCGTCGAGCAGATGGCTCTGCAGTCGGCGCGGAAGCTGGAGGCGTGTGATCAGGCGCTGGCGCGGAGCGTCAGCGGGGGTGCGAGGTGACGGCACGGCCCCGGGACTGGGAGCCGCTGGAGGCTGTCGACCCCGTGCCGGGCGACCCGCTCGCGGTCCAGGCCGCCGCCGCCCGCTTCGCAGCCATGGCGAACGAGCTCGCGACGCAGGCACAGCGGCTGCGCACGATCGCCGCCCCGTCCGCCGCCAGCGGCTGGGAGGGGGAGGCGGCAGGCGAGTTCCGCTCGGCCGCGGAGGATCTCTCACGGGACCTGGACACGGTGCGCGGCCGCTACGAGACGGCGGCGAGCGAGCTGCGGGTGTGGTCCCGCGAGCTCGACTCGGCGCAGGAGGAGTCCTTGCGCGCCCTGCGCACGGCCCAGGATCTCGCGGCGGACGCGGCCGCGGCCGGTGCCGTCGCCCCGCCGGGACAGCAGGTCGTCCCGGACCTCGCGGCCGCGCGGCGCGCCCTGGACGCCGCGGTGGCACAGCGGGACCTCGCGGCCCGGCGGGCGGCGGAGGCGATCGAGCGGGCGATGCAGGCCGACGGCCTGAAGGACTCGTGGCTGGCCCGGTTCGCGGGCGCTCATCCCACCGTCGTGGCGTGGATGAAGATCGCGTCGGAGGTCGTGGCGATCTCCGGTCTGGCGCTCGCTGCTGTGGCGATCATCTTCATGGTCACCGTCCCCGCCTCCGCCCTCCTGGCCCTCGCCGCCGCCGGCCTCGGGATCGACGCCCTGTTGTGGCTGATGGGCGAGGGCGACGGGCTGTCCGTGGTCCTGGGGGCCCTCAACGTCGCGACCGCGGGGCTGGCCGTCGCTGCCGGCCGTGCCTTCGTCCAGGGGTGGAACGCATCGGTGACGGCTGCGCGCAGCGTCGGCCGTGCCCGCGCCGAGAGCAGCGTCCGGGTGGTCAACGCCGAGCGGGTGCGCCGAGCGCGGCTGGTCATCGCGCGCACCGACCCCGGCAAGGCATCCCACGTGCGCGCGCAGCAGATCCTCGATGACGTGGACACGCGCGTCCGGGCTGCCGGGGACATCGCGGCGGCCGCCATCGGTCTCCCGGCGGGTCGCCCCGGGCTGGGGCGTCGGCTCTGGACGTTCGACCGGGTGACCGCACAGCGGGTCGCCTCGGCCTCCTGGATGCGCACGAAGTACCAGACCCCCGAGCTGAGCAAGGCCTACGAGCGGGTGCGCCGCGCCGCCCTGGCGTCGGGTGGCAGCGCGGCGTCCGGGGTGGCGACGGAGGGCTACGACCGCGCCCGTCAGGGCTGGGCCACGTCACCGGCACCGTGGAGGGACGCCTGGCGCACCGTGCGGACGGCCACCGGGACGGGGACTGCACGCCAGGCGGTGGCCCGGTGACGAGCCCGGCCTCGCGGCGCCCCACCGGCTACGACATCGTCCTGCCTCCTGCGTGGTGGCACGTCCCGCTCGGCAGCGGCAGGCACGCCTCGGTCGCCGCGCTGATCCGGCACCAGGTGCGCAGGTCCCCGAAGGAAGCGGCTGCGCTCCTGCGCGGCGGCCTGCGTCGCGAGCTGGCCGGCATCGTCGAGCGCGCCGCCCACAGCGGGGCCAGCGACCTGTACCTCTCGCTCGGGGTGGAGCAGGGCATCCCGCTCGCGGCCTCCCTGGTCGTGCAACGCCTTCCGGGCGCCACGGGCATCACCGGGAACTCCCTGGAACTCGTGGAAAGGGTCATCGTGCAGTCGGGTGGCACGACCCGTCCGCTGCGTGTCGGCCGCGGCCGCGGCCTCGGGGTCGCCGGCCGTCGGGTCGAGATGCACGTGCTGCCGGAGAGCGTCCTCGACGGAGGGAGGGCTCCCCTGGACGCGTCGACACTGCCCCAGTCGTGCACCACGCACCTGGACGTCTTCATCCCGGTCCCGCAGAGCGCCGACCTGCTCCTGCTCGCCTTCAGCACCCCGGTCCCGGCTCTGGCCGACGCCTTCGTGGACCTCTTCGAGGCCATGGCCCAGAGCCTGACGTGGACGTACGGGAGAGCCGGGCGGCGTACGCCCGGAACGAGCCCGCCTCGTGTCACCCCGCGTGTGCCCACGTCACGCTGCGCACAAGCAACGGAGAGCGGCGTCGAGTCTCCGGGGCGTGGGTAGATCGCCGGCGGGTCGCTCGGGGGAGCGTGTCGAAGGGGGGAGGCATGCCGACGTTCGTCTGGCGCAGATCGTTGCTGTCACTGGGGATTCTCGGGTCGTTGTTCGTCCTGGCCGGCGGGGCCCTCGTGGCGATGACGGACATTCCCGTGATCGTGCCGGTCGTCGCGGCACTGGTGATCGTGGGGCTGCAGTACCTCCTGGCCCCGTGGTTCCTGCAGCTGTTGGTGCCCGCTCACGTGCTCGACCCGCGGGACGGCGGCTACGCGACCGACCAGCCGATCGGGCGTATCGTCGCCGACGCCTGCAGGGTGGCCGACGTCCCGCTCGTGCGGCTCGGCATCGTGGACGACGGCACTCCGAACGCCTTCACGTTCGGGCGCACCCGACGGGACGCCCGCATCTGGGTCACCCGCGGGCTGCTCGAGCGGCTGGACGAGGAGGAGCTCGAAGCCGTCGTGGCCCACGAGGTCGCACACATCCGCAACTACGACTTCGCCGTCATGACCGCCGCCTCGGTCGTCCCGATGGTCCTCTACTACGCCTACCTGGGCACCCGCACCAACGGGCGCCCCGAGGCGCTGGCCGCAGCCCTCGTCGCGTGGGTCGGCTACCTGGTCGCCCAGCTGGCCGTGCTCGCGCTCGGCCGTGCCCGCGAGGTCGGGGCGGACCACGCGTCCTGCGCCCGGACCGGCAACGGAGACGCGCTCTGCTCCGCGCTGGTCAAGGTGGTCTACGGGATCGGGGAGGAGCGTGAGGCACGCGCCGCCCGGGTGAAGGAGCTCGTGGAGCACGAGCAGAAACGGATCGCGCGCAAGCTCGAGGCGCGCGGACGCAGGATGCGCGTCGCGGGCACGCTCGGCATCGCGCAGGACCGGGGCGCGGGCGCCCTGGCCGGTGCGGTGGAGACGAGCCTGAGCCAGGCCGAGGTGATGCAGGCGCTGCGCTGGGACGCGTGCAATCCCTGGTCGGTCGCGGAGGAGAAGCTCAGCACCCATCCGACCGTGGTCTCCCGGATCGCCGCCCTCGAGCGCAGCGGGCTTCCGGGAGCGCCGAAGGCCTGGCGTGCCGCGGACGTCACCGCGAGCTGCAGCGGCCCGGAGCTGTCGCGGGCCCGCCGCCGGTTCGCCGGCGAGGCGCTGCTGCGGCTCGGCGGCTGGTTCGCGCTCGTGGCCGCCGTCGTCGTGCTGCGGCTGGCCGGCACGGACGCCGATCGGCTCGCCGCCTGCCTCCTGCTCGTGGCGGGCGTGATCCTCGCCCTTCGCGCCGTGGTGATGGCGCCGCTGGGCGCCCCCGAGCGGGTGAGCGGCGTACGCGCCCTCCTGGACCGGCTGGACGCGAGCCCGGTCTCCGGAATCCTCGTTCGGGTCCGTGGATCGGTCGTCGGGCGGGTGGACTCCGGGGCGGTGTTCTCCCCGGACCTCACGCTCCGCGACGGCTCCGGGCTGGTTCCCCTGCTGTGGGTGCAGCCGCTGCCCTTCGCCCGCACGTTGTTCGGCCTGCTCCAGGCCGACGAGTTCGTGGGGCGCGACGTCGAGGCGGTCGGGTGGTACCACCGCGGTGCGGCCGGGCCGTGGATCGAGCTGCGGGAGCTGCGCGCTCGGGACGCGGGGCGGACCCGCTGCTGGATGTGGGCCGGGCGCGTGGTGCTGTCGCTGGCCGTTCTTCTCGCCGGGGCGGTGGCGGTGGTGCTGACGGTGTGACCCGCCGGCGCGACCTGCCGGCGCGACCTGCCGGCGTGCCCCCGATGTGACCTGGCGCCGTGCGCCGGGATGTGCCGGGCGTGCGCGGCCGGGGGCGCGGGCGGCGCACGCGGGCCGGGGCGGCCCCCGCGTACCCTCCGGGACGTGGCGATCGCGACGAACACGACAGTCGACCGGGAGCAGTTGCTCGAGTTCCTCCGCCCACGGCGCAAGGGGTTGGTGATCACGCTGCGCCGGGACGGGCGGCCGCAGGTCTCCCCGGTTGCC is part of the Motilibacter aurantiacus genome and encodes:
- a CDS encoding C40 family peptidase; this translates as MSYAATGGARALSRRAAVTSAARLSLRLGALLVALLGALLVAPAAPASATVPDAAVTPAGRSAKTPAARAAAVRAAKVKTVLTTAAALRGRPYRYGATGPRAFDCSGYVGYVMKRVGKSLPRTSRGQYAASRKINRSAMKPGDLVFFKHGSRVYHVAVYAGGGRIWHARQPGQGVALTRITASSWAAGRVL
- a CDS encoding Gfo/Idh/MocA family oxidoreductase; amino-acid sequence: MTDNLRVAVLGYGLAGSTFHAPVIESVPGLRVTAVVTSNPERAEQARADVPGVRVLASADEVWADPAAYDAVVVATPNKSHAPLATAAIEAGLPVVVDKPLAVTAAAGQQVVDLAAERGVLLTVFQNRRWDADLLTVRRLLADGALGRVHRFESRFERWRPQPKAGWRESGSPDEAGGLLFDLGSHLVDQALHLFGPATSVYAEVDVRRASVVVDDDVFVALTHASGVRSHLWAGALTGQLGPRFRVLGGEGAYVKHGMDPQEDALKAGGRPDTDGWGVEPESAWGQLGVDGATSPVPSAAGAYQAFYALLAKALRGEGPVPVDPAEAVTTLRVLEAARAASAEGRAVQL
- a CDS encoding WXG100 family type VII secretion target, translating into MTARPRDWEPLEAVDPVPGDPLAVQAAAARFAAMANELATQAQRLRTIAAPSAASGWEGEAAGEFRSAAEDLSRDLDTVRGRYETAASELRVWSRELDSAQEESLRALRTAQDLAADAAAAGAVAPPGQQVVPDLAAARRALDAAVAQRDLAARRAAEAIERAMQADGLKDSWLARFAGAHPTVVAWMKIASEVVAISGLALAAVAIIFMVTVPASALLALAAAGLGIDALLWLMGEGDGLSVVLGALNVATAGLAVAAGRAFVQGWNASVTAARSVGRARAESSVRVVNAERVRRARLVIARTDPGKASHVRAQQILDDVDTRVRAAGDIAAAAIGLPAGRPGLGRRLWTFDRVTAQRVASASWMRTKYQTPELSKAYERVRRAALASGGSAASGVATEGYDRARQGWATSPAPWRDAWRTVRTATGTGTARQAVAR
- a CDS encoding M48 family metalloprotease, whose amino-acid sequence is MPTFVWRRSLLSLGILGSLFVLAGGALVAMTDIPVIVPVVAALVIVGLQYLLAPWFLQLLVPAHVLDPRDGGYATDQPIGRIVADACRVADVPLVRLGIVDDGTPNAFTFGRTRRDARIWVTRGLLERLDEEELEAVVAHEVAHIRNYDFAVMTAASVVPMVLYYAYLGTRTNGRPEALAAALVAWVGYLVAQLAVLALGRAREVGADHASCARTGNGDALCSALVKVVYGIGEEREARAARVKELVEHEQKRIARKLEARGRRMRVAGTLGIAQDRGAGALAGAVETSLSQAEVMQALRWDACNPWSVAEEKLSTHPTVVSRIAALERSGLPGAPKAWRAADVTASCSGPELSRARRRFAGEALLRLGGWFALVAAVVVLRLAGTDADRLAACLLLVAGVILALRAVVMAPLGAPERVSGVRALLDRLDASPVSGILVRVRGSVVGRVDSGAVFSPDLTLRDGSGLVPLLWVQPLPFARTLFGLLQADEFVGRDVEAVGWYHRGAAGPWIELRELRARDAGRTRCWMWAGRVVLSLAVLLAGAVAVVLTV